gtgtaggttaattggcttggcattattgcaaattggccccagtgtgtgcaggatagtgctagtgtacgaggatcgctggtcggcacggagtcggtgggccggaaTGTcgatttccgcgctgcatctaaactaaatgaaagatgTGTGCAGTGTGTCGTACGTTTCTGCAAAATTCTGCTTTTACGATTATTTCTCTGATATAATTATCGTGTGCTTTTCAGTTTGTCGATATACTGTTTCATTATTAAGCAAATACTTATTGTATAAATGTATTTTTTCAAGATTTGCAATCTAGATGTCTTACTactctgactagatagcacgcaacaaaaatagcTTTTCGCcgtgcctcggtacgcgtgacaataataaaggaaacTAAAGTTGGCCCATGCCAGCAGATCAGCACCGATCCTATCGCATGGCGAATCGGACATAGAATCGCGGACCCTTTATTCGAGTTATTTTGTGTTGGTGTAAAAATAACTGTTTCACTTCTCGCACCTATGCCGCTCCATAATGCATTTGTGTTAGAAAGTTGAGCAGCTGCAGAAATTGCCAAATATTGATAGATTTGGACCACGATGTGTTTTTGATTAGAATTTGCTGCTTTAACTTCATGTCCACTGATGCAGCGTGTTTACATTAAGGGTTAGAGATAGAATCGATTTTTAATTaggggggcatggtggcgcagcggcagggtTCCATACAgacaacggatgctgtctgtacggagtttgtacgttctccccttgacctgcgtggcttttatacgagatcttcggcttcctcccacattccaaagacgtgcaggttattaggttaaatggcttggcataaaagtaaattgttccgagggtttagaataatgttaatgtgcggggttctctggtcggtgcggactcaatgggtcgaagggcttgtttccacgctgtatctctaagcggaACTAAACTAATATCGTAGAATAGCAAAATATATTATTGGGATAATAGAACTTATTTTAAACATTATTCCTACAATTAGATAAAATGAACGACGTTACGCAACTTCCCCACAACCACACTAGGGATCCAACAAAAGCAGTTAAATTGTTTTACCCAAACTTGCACAACTGAATCTCATGGCCAAACGTGGTTATTTACCATATACCACAACATCTCTTTATTGCAGGGGAATGGCTGTCCATTGTTTTGCTCTGGTCAAAGTATAGAGACCGGCAAATTTCATGTTGTTCATAAGGGTTATTTACGTTATGTAATGTTTTCCAATTCATTATGCATTTTCTACAGTAAACGCGATGACGATTGCGATTCCCTCCCGAGGAAGGTGTGGTTTATCGACGTGCGTAACCCGCTACCTTGTGGCTATGGCGGCAGCGGATCTGCTGATTGTCATCCTCGACCTGATACTGAGACACATCCCCACTCTCTATTGGAAGGATTTCCTCTTCGTTCAGTCGATTCCCATCTGCAACATCCACGCCGTCCTGCTCTTCGCCGCCACAGACTGTTCTGTCCGGTTCACCGTCACATTCACCTTCGATCGCttcgtcgccatttgttgccagaagctcaaAGGGAAATATTGCACCCAAAGAACGGCGGCGATTGTTCTCGGGACAGTTATTCTGCTGAGCTGTATGAAGAACATTTTCTGGTACTTCATGTTGACTGGTCAATATTTGCTAATGACCCATCCCTGGTTTTGTGCTTTAGAGCGAAACATTTATTCCTCAGAGGTCTGGGCAGCAATTGAGTTTCTCCATTATATATTCACCCAGGTAGTCCCATTCGCCATTATCCTGTTGCTCAACTGCTTAACTGTTCGGCACATCGTAGCTGCGAGCAGAGCGCGCAGGAGACTCCGGGGTCAGAACAATAGGGACTGTGGCCAGAGTCCCAGAGACCTGGAGATGGAGAGCCGAAGGAAATCCGTCATTTTGCTCCTCGTCATTTCCAGCAATTTCATAGCCCTGTGGTCATTGTATGTCGTGTATGCTATCAGTAATCGAGTGGTGTTTCTGGGCTACCCGTCTGCGGACGTCAACATTTTTGTGGAGCAGATTGGATTCATGCTGCAActgctcagctgctgcaccaatacCGGCATTTATGCCGTGACTCAAACTAAGTTCAGAGAAGAAGTGAGGAAAGCGGTGGCACGTCCCTTCACC
The window above is part of the Rhinoraja longicauda isolate Sanriku21f chromosome 43, sRhiLon1.1, whole genome shotgun sequence genome. Proteins encoded here:
- the LOC144612155 gene encoding putative G-protein coupled receptor 139; its protein translation is MEVIESAKITSHWLEVIRIKEAFRAIQRVYYPLLAVVSVPVNAMTIAIPSRGRCGLSTCVTRYLVAMAAADLLIVILDLILRHIPTLYWKDFLFVQSIPICNIHAVLLFAATDCSVRFTVTFTFDRFVAICCQKLKGKYCTQRTAAIVLGTVILLSCMKNIFWYFMLTGQYLLMTHPWFCALERNIYSSEVWAAIEFLHYIFTQVVPFAIILLLNCLTVRHIVAASRARRRLRGQNNRDCGQSPRDLEMESRRKSVILLLVISSNFIALWSLYVVYAISNRVVFLGYPSADVNIFVEQIGFMLQLLSCCTNTGIYAVTQTKFREEVRKAVARPFTVLARCVK